A genomic segment from Paramixta manurensis encodes:
- a CDS encoding DUF2756 domain-containing protein, translating into MKRWPLIFVALLPLSSMANSPNNNYYPNRSYNQSQQRMQNQMRTQQQQQQTQLRQDQQRQSQNMQRQLQDQRSQAQQRVIRSQPGNNTAPPVNQNNTQ; encoded by the coding sequence ATGAAGAGATGGCCCTTGATTTTTGTCGCCCTGTTGCCGCTCAGCAGCATGGCGAACTCGCCTAACAATAATTATTATCCCAACCGTAGCTATAACCAGAGCCAGCAGCGGATGCAGAACCAGATGCGCACGCAGCAGCAACAGCAGCAGACGCAGCTGCGCCAGGACCAGCAACGGCAAAGCCAAAACATGCAACGCCAGTTGCAGGACCAGCGTAGCCAGGCGCAACAACGGGTGATTCGTTCACAACCGGGCAATAACACCGCGCCGCCAGTGAATCAAAACAATACGCAGTAA
- the ggt gene encoding gamma-glutamyltransferase, which yields MKKLGTARRVSWSLMACLFIWQGGEALAASPPVSYGVEADTFHPVKAQHGMVASVDATATQVGVEILRQGGNAVDAAVAVGFALAVTHPQAGNLGGGGFMMLRTASGRTTAIDFREMAPGKASRDMFLDAQGNADSKLSLTSPLASGTPGTVAGFALAAQKYGTLPLSKLLQPAIDLARKGIVVNDALADDLNVYGKEVLLNHPNSKAIFFKTDGTPYKKGERLIQRNLAHSLSLIAQQGPKAFYQGEIADEIAGEMAQHGGLMGKADLAAYRAVERQPVSGTYRGYEVFSMPPPSSGGIHIVQILNILENFDLAKMGFGSADAMQVIAEAEKYAYADRSEYLGDPDFVKVPSQALTSKAYAKAIAQKIDLAKARPSSEIKPGKLAPYESNQTTHFSVVDRQGNAVAVTYTLNTNFGSGIVAGKSGILLNNEMDDFSAKPGTPNVYGLVGGEANAVQPAKRPLSSMSPTIIAKDGKTWLVTGSPGGSRIITTVLQMVVNSIDFGMNVAEATNAPRFHHQWLPDELRVEKGFSPDTLKLLEAKGQHVKVEPAMGSTQSIMIGPDGMLYGASDPRTVDDLTAGY from the coding sequence ATGAAAAAGCTGGGTACAGCGCGACGTGTTTCCTGGTCGCTGATGGCATGTTTATTTATCTGGCAAGGAGGAGAAGCGCTCGCCGCCTCACCGCCAGTGTCTTACGGCGTGGAAGCGGATACTTTCCATCCGGTAAAAGCGCAACACGGGATGGTCGCTTCAGTCGATGCGACCGCCACGCAAGTCGGCGTGGAGATTTTACGCCAGGGCGGCAATGCGGTAGACGCCGCCGTGGCGGTGGGTTTTGCGCTGGCGGTCACCCATCCACAGGCCGGTAATCTTGGCGGCGGCGGGTTTATGATGCTACGTACCGCGTCTGGTCGCACCACGGCGATTGATTTTCGTGAAATGGCGCCGGGCAAAGCGAGCCGCGATATGTTCCTCGATGCGCAAGGCAATGCTGATAGCAAACTGTCGTTAACCTCACCGCTGGCGTCGGGAACGCCAGGTACGGTTGCTGGCTTTGCGCTGGCGGCGCAAAAGTATGGCACGTTACCGCTGAGTAAATTGCTCCAGCCAGCCATTGACCTGGCGCGTAAAGGGATCGTGGTGAACGATGCCCTCGCCGATGACCTGAACGTCTATGGTAAAGAAGTCCTGCTTAACCATCCAAATAGTAAAGCCATTTTCTTTAAAACCGATGGCACGCCCTATAAAAAAGGGGAACGCCTGATACAACGCAATTTGGCGCATAGCCTTTCGTTAATCGCTCAACAGGGGCCGAAAGCATTTTATCAAGGCGAAATTGCCGATGAGATTGCCGGCGAGATGGCGCAACATGGCGGGTTGATGGGTAAAGCGGATTTGGCAGCCTATCGGGCAGTAGAACGCCAGCCAGTGAGCGGCACCTATCGCGGCTATGAAGTGTTCTCGATGCCGCCGCCATCATCGGGGGGGATTCATATTGTGCAAATTTTGAATATCCTTGAAAACTTCGATCTGGCGAAAATGGGCTTTGGCAGCGCAGATGCGATGCAGGTTATTGCCGAGGCTGAGAAATACGCGTATGCCGACCGTTCAGAATATCTTGGCGATCCTGACTTTGTAAAAGTGCCGTCGCAAGCCTTGACCAGTAAGGCATATGCGAAAGCGATCGCACAAAAAATCGATCTGGCGAAAGCGCGTCCTTCCAGTGAAATTAAACCCGGTAAACTCGCGCCTTATGAAAGCAACCAAACCACGCACTTCTCAGTGGTCGATCGGCAGGGTAACGCCGTGGCAGTGACCTATACGTTGAATACCAATTTTGGTAGTGGGATTGTGGCCGGGAAGAGCGGCATTTTGCTGAATAACGAAATGGATGATTTCTCTGCCAAACCGGGTACGCCGAATGTGTATGGTTTAGTGGGAGGTGAGGCGAATGCCGTGCAACCGGCGAAACGCCCACTCTCCTCCATGTCGCCAACCATTATCGCGAAAGATGGCAAAACCTGGCTGGTGACCGGTAGCCCAGGCGGTAGCCGTATTATCACCACCGTGCTGCAAATGGTGGTAAACAGCATTGATTTTGGCATGAACGTTGCCGAAGCAACCAATGCGCCGCGTTTCCATCATCAGTGGCTGCCGGACGAGTTACGGGTTGAGAAGGGCTTTAGCCCGGATACGTTAAAACTGCTGGAAGCGAAAGGGCAGCATGTCAAAGTCGAACCAGCCATGGGCAGTACGCAGAGCATTATGATTGGCCCGGATGGCATGCTGTATGGCGCCTCCGATCCGCGTACCGTTGACGATCTCACCGCCGGCTATTAA
- the gntR gene encoding gluconate operon transcriptional repressor GntR: MKKKRPVLQDVADRVGITKMTVSRYLRNPEQVSSALREKIAVALDELGYIPNRAPDMLSNATSRAIGVLLPSLTNQVFADVLRGIETVTDAAGYQTLLGHFGYNREKEEGQLRSLLGWNIDGLILTERTHTPGSLRMIETAGIPVIEMMDCVSPCLDMAVGFDNVEAARQMTHTILAKGHRHTVYLGARLDERTLLKQQGYEIAMREANLEPRSVMMEEASSFSAGTLLLREAQRRYPQTDSLFCTNDDLAIGAMFECQRQGLRVPEQMAIAGFHGHDITQVVTPRLATVITPRERMGEIAASMLLARISGDRDAKLPVNVGFEIAEGGSI; this comes from the coding sequence ATGAAGAAAAAAAGACCCGTCCTACAGGATGTCGCCGATCGCGTTGGCATCACCAAAATGACCGTCAGCCGCTATCTACGCAATCCTGAGCAGGTATCCAGCGCGTTGCGGGAAAAAATCGCCGTGGCGTTGGATGAGCTAGGTTACATCCCGAATCGTGCGCCGGACATGTTATCAAATGCGACCAGTCGGGCGATTGGTGTGTTGTTGCCGTCGCTCACCAACCAAGTGTTCGCCGATGTGCTGCGCGGCATTGAAACTGTCACTGATGCGGCGGGCTATCAAACTTTACTGGGTCACTTTGGCTATAACCGGGAAAAAGAAGAAGGTCAGCTACGCTCTTTATTGGGCTGGAATATTGATGGCTTGATTCTAACGGAGCGGACACATACGCCGGGCAGTTTACGGATGATTGAAACCGCCGGGATCCCGGTGATCGAGATGATGGATTGTGTTTCTCCCTGCCTGGATATGGCAGTCGGCTTTGACAATGTGGAAGCTGCCCGTCAAATGACACACACCATTTTGGCTAAAGGGCATCGCCATACGGTATATCTCGGCGCGCGGCTGGATGAGCGCACTTTGCTAAAGCAACAAGGCTATGAGATCGCCATGCGCGAGGCGAACCTGGAACCGCGTAGTGTGATGATGGAGGAAGCCTCATCGTTCAGTGCCGGTACGTTGCTGCTGCGTGAGGCGCAACGGCGCTATCCGCAAACCGATAGCCTATTCTGTACCAATGATGATTTGGCGATAGGGGCAATGTTTGAATGCCAGCGCCAGGGGCTACGTGTGCCAGAGCAGATGGCGATTGCTGGTTTCCACGGGCACGATATTACTCAAGTGGTCACGCCGCGTTTGGCGACGGTGATTACGCCGCGTGAGCGAATGGGGGAAATCGCCGCCTCAATGTTATTGGCACGTATTAGTGGCGATCGCGATGCCAAACTGCCGGTGAATGTGGGGTTTGAAATAGCGGAAGGGGGCAGCATCTGA
- a CDS encoding pirin family protein: MIYLRKAEQRGHANHGWLDSWHTFSFADYYDPDFMGFSALRVINEDVIDAGKGFGTHPHKDMEILTYVLSGTVEHQDSMGNQEQIPAGEFQIMSAGTGVRHSEYNASNSEPLHLYQIWIIPEKNGITPRYEQRRFADIEGRQLILTPEGRDGSLKVYQDMTLSRWVLKPQEQADVEVDAARRIWIQVVKGKVNINGQPVSTSDALAVWDESHLTLQADSEAEILMFDLPPV; the protein is encoded by the coding sequence ATGATCTATTTACGTAAAGCTGAACAACGCGGTCACGCCAATCATGGTTGGCTGGATAGCTGGCATACCTTCTCGTTTGCCGATTACTACGATCCCGATTTCATGGGGTTCTCCGCGCTGCGGGTAATTAATGAAGATGTGATCGATGCCGGAAAAGGCTTCGGTACGCATCCGCATAAAGACATGGAGATTCTGACCTATGTGCTGTCCGGCACTGTTGAACATCAGGACAGCATGGGGAACCAAGAGCAGATCCCGGCAGGCGAGTTTCAGATTATGAGCGCCGGTACCGGCGTTCGTCACTCAGAGTACAATGCCAGTAATAGTGAGCCGCTCCATCTGTATCAAATCTGGATTATTCCGGAGAAAAACGGCATTACACCGCGTTACGAACAACGCCGTTTTGCCGATATTGAAGGGCGTCAGTTGATCCTCACCCCGGAGGGTCGTGATGGGTCGCTGAAAGTGTACCAGGATATGACGTTATCGCGCTGGGTGCTGAAACCACAGGAGCAGGCGGACGTTGAGGTGGATGCCGCTCGCCGTATCTGGATCCAGGTGGTAAAAGGTAAGGTTAATATCAACGGTCAGCCGGTAAGTACCAGCGATGCACTGGCTGTCTGGGATGAAAGTCACTTGACGCTACAGGCGGATAGCGAGGCTGAAATCCTGATGTTCGATTTACCGCCGGTCTAA